In Candidatus Neomarinimicrobiota bacterium, the following are encoded in one genomic region:
- a CDS encoding slipin family protein has translation MSQISIISIIIFLLLLLSSAIRILKEYERGVIFRLGRLVGAKGPGLILLIPLIDKMVKVSLRTVVMDVPPQDIITKDNVSVKVNAVVYFRVMDPAKAVVEVEDYLFATSQLAQTTLRSILGQSELDELLSEREKINTNLQQILDQHTDPWGIKVSQVEIKHVDLPQDMQRAMARQAEAERERRAKIINAEGEFQAATKLLEAAEIMQKQPITVQLRYLQTLREIAAENNSTTVFPIPIELFKPFIDGLLKGKK, from the coding sequence ATGAGCCAGATTTCAATAATATCGATAATCATTTTCCTTTTGCTTCTTTTGTCCAGTGCAATTCGGATTCTTAAAGAATACGAAAGGGGCGTTATATTCAGACTTGGAAGACTTGTCGGCGCAAAAGGACCCGGTTTGATACTCCTGATCCCTTTAATAGATAAAATGGTAAAGGTAAGTTTAAGAACAGTCGTTATGGACGTACCACCACAGGATATTATAACTAAGGATAATGTTTCTGTTAAGGTAAATGCTGTAGTATATTTTAGAGTTATGGACCCTGCAAAAGCTGTAGTGGAAGTTGAGGATTATCTCTTCGCCACCAGTCAGCTGGCTCAAACTACATTGAGAAGCATCCTTGGACAGTCGGAACTTGATGAATTATTATCAGAAAGAGAAAAAATAAACACCAACTTACAACAAATACTCGACCAGCATACTGACCCATGGGGTATTAAAGTATCACAAGTAGAAATAAAGCACGTAGACTTACCTCAGGATATGCAGAGAGCTATGGCAAGGCAGGCTGAAGCCGAGAGAGAAAGAAGAGCCAAAATAATAAATGCCGAGGGTGAATTTCAGGCTGCAACCAAATTGCTGGAAGCAGCAGAAATAATGCAAAAACAACCCATTACGGTACAACTGAGATACCTACAAACTCTTAGAGAAATAGCAGCTGAAAACAATTCTACTACTGTTTTCCCGATACCTATAGAACTATTCAAACCTTTTATTGATGGTTTATTAAAAGGGAAAAAATAA
- a CDS encoding nodulation protein NfeD: MVKMRRITKTIKISVIMLSIICVNLSGKEIWILEYDGIINPIASKYVLSNLNKADTSKVECLIIKLDTPGGLMSSMRDIIKGFLNSDIPIVVYIYPRGAQAASAGVFITVAAHIAAMSPGTNIGAAHPVNLGGGGIFGGKPDSANTKTMMEKVTNDAVAFIKSIAHERGRNEQWVEDAVRKSVSITETEALEKNVIDIIANDTEDLIARINGKKVKVKSSVKIIKTTNARIVERPIGWHFKILNTISDPNIAYLFLILGFYGLFFELSNPGSIFPGVLGAIFLILAFFSFQILPINYAGLALIAIGIILFILEVKITSYGLLTIGGIISMIIGSMMLINTQEAPKQLFSVSLQVIIPIVVITAILFILALSLALKTHKKKVSTGREGLIGSVGSAITDIDKEGMVLVHGEYWKAKSNIKINKGDKIKVIGIDQMVLKVEKLT, encoded by the coding sequence ATGGTAAAAATGAGAAGGATAACAAAAACCATAAAAATTTCAGTAATAATGCTTTCAATAATTTGTGTTAACTTATCCGGGAAAGAAATATGGATATTGGAATATGATGGTATTATAAATCCAATAGCTTCAAAATACGTTCTATCCAATCTAAATAAAGCAGATACAAGTAAAGTTGAATGCCTGATTATCAAACTTGACACCCCTGGTGGTTTAATGAGCTCAATGAGAGATATAATAAAAGGTTTCCTAAATAGTGATATCCCAATTGTTGTTTACATCTACCCTCGTGGTGCACAAGCAGCATCTGCCGGGGTATTTATAACAGTAGCAGCACATATAGCCGCAATGTCACCAGGGACTAATATTGGCGCTGCACACCCGGTAAATCTTGGTGGTGGGGGTATTTTTGGAGGAAAACCCGACTCAGCAAACACTAAAACAATGATGGAAAAGGTAACAAACGATGCAGTTGCATTCATAAAAAGCATTGCACACGAACGAGGCAGAAATGAACAATGGGTAGAAGACGCTGTTCGTAAAAGCGTATCAATAACTGAAACCGAAGCTCTCGAAAAAAATGTTATAGATATAATAGCAAACGATACTGAAGATCTGATAGCCAGAATTAATGGTAAAAAGGTAAAAGTAAAATCTAGTGTAAAAATAATAAAAACAACTAATGCCAGAATAGTTGAAAGACCTATAGGATGGCATTTTAAAATTCTGAATACAATAAGTGATCCTAACATTGCTTATCTATTTCTAATCCTTGGTTTTTATGGTCTGTTCTTCGAACTTTCAAATCCTGGATCAATATTTCCAGGTGTATTAGGCGCGATATTCCTAATACTTGCATTTTTCTCTTTTCAGATATTACCGATAAATTACGCCGGCCTTGCACTAATTGCTATAGGTATTATCCTATTTATTTTGGAGGTAAAAATAACAAGCTATGGTTTATTAACAATAGGGGGTATAATTTCAATGATAATAGGATCAATGATGCTAATAAATACACAAGAAGCACCAAAACAATTGTTCTCAGTTTCTTTACAGGTAATAATCCCAATTGTTGTTATTACAGCAATCCTTTTTATATTAGCACTTTCTTTAGCGTTAAAAACACATAAAAAGAAGGTTTCAACGGGACGTGAAGGATTAATAGGTTCAGTTGGTTCTGCAATTACCGATATTGATAAGGAAGGAATGGTGCTCGTACACGGGGAATACTGGAAGGCAAAATCCAATATTAAAATAAATAAAGGAGATAAGATAAAAGTTATTGGAATAGACCAAATGGTATTAAAAGTGGAAAAATTAACATAA